GGACAGCCGTAGCGCGCTTACCTGCGCGTTGGCGTGCCGTTCGCCTCGTGTACCGTCCTTATGTCGGCACCACTGTAACATAGCTTGTATATATACATAGATCCATACATCCATCGGGTGGATCTGCTGTTATGTGACTCGATAGATGCGACACTGTGTGTGATCTGGCAGGCATACGGGAGGACATCAGTGGCCGACCACCGCGCAGACCCGTCCGCATTGCGCTTCCTGATCGGGCACGACCTGAAGGTCGCCCGCGAGCGCGCCAACCTGAAGCAGACCGAAGCGGCCAAGGTGCTCGGGTGCAGCCAGGCAAAGATCAACTACCTGGAGACTGGAAAGACACAGCAGAAACCCGACGAGGTCACCGCGCTACTCCGGGCGTACGGCGCGGACGTGGAGCACGTCGACCGCATGGCGTCGCTGGCCGCGCGCGCCGATCAGGGCACCTGGTGGGCACCATTCAGCGACGTGCTGCCCAACTGGTTCAAGATCTTCGTCGGGCTCGAAGGGCTCGCCGCCGCCGAGTTCTCCTACGAATCGCTGTTGCTGCCCGGCCAACTCCAGACACCCGACTACGCCGCCGGACTGCTGGTGGGCAACCTCCGCGTCCCGCCGATGGACGCCCCGCAAGTCGTGCGCGCCCGCATGGCGCGACAGCGGCTCACCGACGACACCAACCCGCTGCGGTTCCGCGCCGTCATCGAGCAGTACGTCCTTGACCGCGTCGTCGGCGGCCCGCAGGTCATGCGGGAACAACTGGAACACCTGCTCACCCTGATGCAGCGCGACAACGTCGAACTGCACGTCATGCCGGTCAGCGTCGCCGTCCACGACGGGCTCGACGGAGACTTCCTGCTGCTGGACTTCGACGAAGCCCAAAGCATCGGTTACATCGAGTACCCCACCGGAGCCATCTACGTCCAGGACCAAGATCAAGTCGGGGCGTATACTTTGTCTGCGGACCGGTTGTGCGCCGCCGCGCTCTCCCTGGCCGAATCCGCCGACGCCATCGCCGCGCGCATCGAGACCTTGACAACCAACCCGGAGGACTGAGATGACCCCCGCCGACCGCCTCGCGTGGCGGACCTCCACCCGCAGCAGCAACGGCGAAAACTGCGTCGAGGTCGCCCCAACCACAGACGGCGTGGTCATCCGGCACAGCAAGCACCCCGCCGCAGGCACGATCATCTTCCCCTACAACGCCTGGGCGACCTTCATCCGCGACGCCTCTGAAGGCACCCCCACCAGCGCAAACGGGATCGCCACCATTACCAAGATCGGCACCGACACCCTTGTCCGGTCGCTCACCACCGCTGTCGAGCTTCGCTTCGACGACGGTGAGTGGTCGGCCTTCCTCGGCGGAGCCGCCGACGGCGAGTTTGACTTCGCTCCGCAACTCGCCATCGCCTGATCACAATCCGGGGGGGTGTCCCTATGTGGTTGTCAAGCCGCAGCTGCCGTGGGAACTGGCCCCGGGTGACGGTAGTGGGCGCCGTTTCGGAGCATCGCGTAGAGCACGTCGCAGCGGCGGCGGGCCAGGCAGATCAGCGCGGCGTTGTGTTTCTTGCCCTCGGCCCGTTTGCGGTCGTAGTAGGCCCTGCTGACCGGGTCCGACAGGGCAGCGAACGCGGCGAGGAAGAACGCCCGTTTGAGCTGACGGTTCCCGGTCCGGGCCGGATGCTCGCCCTTGATGCTGGTGCCGGAACTGCGGGTGACCGGGGCGATGCCGGCGTAGGCCGCCAGATGCCCGGAGCTGGCGAAGTTGGAGGCGTCGCCGACCTCGAGCAGGATGCGGGCTGCGGTCCTGACGCCGATGCCGGGCATCGATGTCAGGACCCCGGCAAGAGGGTGCGCATCAAGTATCCCCTCGACCTGCTCGGCGACCTGCTTGCGTTGCTGGAGAACGGTTTTCAAGTTGTCCGCCAGTCTGGGCAGCACGGTGTCGGCGGCGGCGGTGCCCGGGACGGTGACGGTCTGCTCGCCCAGGGCGGTCATGATCGCCTCGACCAGCCGCTCGCCCATGCGCGGCGCGTGGACCTTCGCGATCGCGGTCAGTTTGCGGCGACCGGCCTGGGCGATCCCGGCCGGGCCGCCGCAGCGCGACAGGATCTCCCGCACCGCCGGGTGGCTGACCTTGGGGCCGATGGCGCGTTCGAGAGCCGGGTGGATGCCGGCGAGCAGGCCGCGGATGCGGTTGCTGAGGCGGGTGCCTTCGCCGGCCAGGTCGTCGTCGAACCCGACCAGCACCTCCAGCTCGGCCAAGGCCTCGTCCCCGACGTCGACCGGGCGCAGGGTGTGGGGCAGCGAGCGGGCAGCGTCGGCGATGATGAACGCGTCCCGGGCATCGGTCTTCGCCCGGCCGGGGTAGAGGTCGGCGATGCGGCGCATCGCCAGGCCAGGCAGATAGGCGACCTGATGCCCGGCTGCGCGGGCGACCGCGACCGGCAGCGCCCCGATCGTGGCGGGCTGGTCGACCACCACCAGCAGTGGCCCGTGGGCGGCGAGCTTGTCGAACAGCGCCTTCAGCTTGGCTTCGGTGTTGGGCAGCGGCCCGTCATGCAGCCGCTTGCCGTCCGGGTCGAGTCCGACTGCGTGGTGGGCTTCCTTGCCGACATCCAGGCCGAGAAACACCCCGAAGCTGCTGCTCATCCATCAAGCCTTCTCGTCCGCCGTAGGTGGTCACCGGTCGGGCATCGAGCGCCGGCACCCACGTTACGACGAGACCTACCAGTTGGTGGCCGTGTCCCTATCAGCGGTCCCTCGATGCCACCAGGCCCGGTGACACCACCCCCCGGATCATGGGTTCGACTGGGGGCGTTAGTCATGCCAGGCCTGGTGACCACAGCTCCTTGATCAGGAACTACGAAAAAGGTAACTGTGATTCTGGGGCAGCAGCTCGGCCTGGTCTGGTTGCTGTCAGGCTCGGCGCCGGCTGCTCCGGCATGACTCGAAAGGTAACTGGCGATCTTGATGATCTGCCGTGCCCCCGAGATGTCTGCTGGAGCGCCGGCGTCGGCCTGGCCCACCTGGTTGGCTTGATAGCAGCTCGTCCGCCGCACGCGGCGTGACTCGTCACAGTTCTGCCGCACGGGTGACCTCTACCCAGGCCGACGCCGAACACACGGCTTGTCCGCTTGGAGAAGAGGAACCACAACCGCATGACCATGCTCGCAGAACAGGTCGACGGCGTCATCGGGGTGGACACCCACCGCGACACCCTCGCCGCAGCCGTCGTCACCCCGATCGGCGCCGTGCTCGCCCACACCGACGTCACCGCCGATGCCCGCGGCTACCGGAAACTACTCGAGTTCGCCCGCCAGCACATTCCCGGCGCTAGGTGCTGGGCGTTGGAAGGCGCCGGCAGCTACGGCGCCGGCCTGGCCGCGTTCCTGGATACCGAAGGCGAACGTGTTGTCGAGGTCTGCCGGCCGAAACGACCGGCTCAGCGCGGCGGCTGCAAGACCGACGGTCTCGATGCCGTGCGCGCTGCACGCGAAGCACTGGCCAGCGAACAGCTGATCCATCCTCGCCGCCGCGGAGAACGCGAAGCCCTGCGCGTCCTGCTGACCACTCGTCACAGCGCCGTCCTGGCCGCCACCGCCGCGATCAACCACCTCAAGGCCCTGATCGTTTCCGCGCCCGAAGACCTGCGTGCCGAGTTGCGAGGCCAGTCCAGCTCGGCTCAGATCACCTACTGCGCCGAGCTGAACGATCAGCCCGGCAGCTCGCTCGAGCACCGCATGACGATCCGGGCGATGCGCTCAGCCGCCCGGCGCATCCTGGCACTGCGGGCGGAGGCGAAGGACTTGGAGATCGAACTGGCCACCCTGGCCCAGCAGATCGCTCCCGACCTGATCGACATGGCCGGCGTCGGCCCGATCAGCGCCGCCCAGATCCTCATCAGCTGGTCCCACCCCGGCCGATTCCGTTCCGAAGCCGCGTTCGCCGCCTTCGCAGGCGCCGCGCCGATCCCGGCCTCGTCCGGGATGACTCACCGGCATCGCCTCAACCGCGGTGGCGACCGCCAGCTCAACCGAGCCCTCCACACGATCACCCTGATCCGTATGCGCGTCGACCCCTCAACCAGGTCCTACATCGCCAAACGGGGCGCTGAGGGCAAGACATCACGCGACGCGCAGCGGTGCATCAAACGCGCCCTCGCCCGCACGATCTTCAAGCTGCTCGAGCGCACCACACCTGGCAACCCTGCCTACGACGCTCAAATCAACCTCGGCGCGGCTTGACATGACATAGCAGCCTCGGGGCGACGCGCGGTG
This sequence is a window from Amycolatopsis benzoatilytica AK 16/65. Protein-coding genes within it:
- a CDS encoding helix-turn-helix domain-containing protein; this encodes MADHRADPSALRFLIGHDLKVARERANLKQTEAAKVLGCSQAKINYLETGKTQQKPDEVTALLRAYGADVEHVDRMASLAARADQGTWWAPFSDVLPNWFKIFVGLEGLAAAEFSYESLLLPGQLQTPDYAAGLLVGNLRVPPMDAPQVVRARMARQRLTDDTNPLRFRAVIEQYVLDRVVGGPQVMREQLEHLLTLMQRDNVELHVMPVSVAVHDGLDGDFLLLDFDEAQSIGYIEYPTGAIYVQDQDQVGAYTLSADRLCAAALSLAESADAIAARIETLTTNPED
- a CDS encoding DUF397 domain-containing protein, which translates into the protein MTPADRLAWRTSTRSSNGENCVEVAPTTDGVVIRHSKHPAAGTIIFPYNAWATFIRDASEGTPTSANGIATITKIGTDTLVRSLTTAVELRFDDGEWSAFLGGAADGEFDFAPQLAIA
- a CDS encoding IS110 family transposase, whose protein sequence is MSSSFGVFLGLDVGKEAHHAVGLDPDGKRLHDGPLPNTEAKLKALFDKLAAHGPLLVVVDQPATIGALPVAVARAAGHQVAYLPGLAMRRIADLYPGRAKTDARDAFIIADAARSLPHTLRPVDVGDEALAELEVLVGFDDDLAGEGTRLSNRIRGLLAGIHPALERAIGPKVSHPAVREILSRCGGPAGIAQAGRRKLTAIAKVHAPRMGERLVEAIMTALGEQTVTVPGTAAADTVLPRLADNLKTVLQQRKQVAEQVEGILDAHPLAGVLTSMPGIGVRTAARILLEVGDASNFASSGHLAAYAGIAPVTRSSGTSIKGEHPARTGNRQLKRAFFLAAFAALSDPVSRAYYDRKRAEGKKHNAALICLARRRCDVLYAMLRNGAHYRHPGPVPTAAAA
- a CDS encoding IS110 family transposase; protein product: MTMLAEQVDGVIGVDTHRDTLAAAVVTPIGAVLAHTDVTADARGYRKLLEFARQHIPGARCWALEGAGSYGAGLAAFLDTEGERVVEVCRPKRPAQRGGCKTDGLDAVRAAREALASEQLIHPRRRGEREALRVLLTTRHSAVLAATAAINHLKALIVSAPEDLRAELRGQSSSAQITYCAELNDQPGSSLEHRMTIRAMRSAARRILALRAEAKDLEIELATLAQQIAPDLIDMAGVGPISAAQILISWSHPGRFRSEAAFAAFAGAAPIPASSGMTHRHRLNRGGDRQLNRALHTITLIRMRVDPSTRSYIAKRGAEGKTSRDAQRCIKRALARTIFKLLERTTPGNPAYDAQINLGAA